The window AGGGCGTCGGCGTCACGTCCGGTGACGGCGACCTTCGTCCCCTGGGTGACGAACCGTTGCGCGATGGCGAACCCGATCCCCCGGCTTGCTCCGGTCACGATTGCTACCTGGTCAGCCATCGCTCAACCTCCTGAGTCGTGTTTTTGCAGTTTGTGTGCAGATATTACGCGGTAGGCACGCCGCTCTGTGGCGGTGTCACGGCCTGCCCCTGGTATGCCGTGACCGGACCGTCTCCGTCGTCGGTGGTGTACGGGGTGCCGAAGTACACGGCCTTGCCGTTCTCGACCTTGGTGAGCTGCTCGCCGGCGTACCCCGAGTGATCCTGTGCGGAGAAGCGCAGCGGCACCAGGCCCGGACCCTGGAAGCCGTTCTTCTGCACGGCCTCGGTGATCTTCTCGCGGGTCAGGTCCTTGCCGGCCGACTGGAGCGCCTGCACGAACAGGTAGCCCACCGACATGCCGTAGACGATGTTGTTGTCGAATTCGGCATTGCCGTTGTGCTCCGCGTTGACCTTCTTGAACAGCTGGATCCACGGGTTGGCCTCGTCGGTGTTCAGCGGCAGGTAGTTGGCTGCCACGAGGCCCTCCATCAGGGGCGCGGCGGCACCCAGCGTCTTCCCGACGGTGGTCGGGTCGGCGCCGACGTTACTGACCACGAACTGCGGTTTGAACGCAATCTTCGCAGCGGTACCGATCGACAGGGCAGTGAAACCGGGCACAGTCGCCAGCACGACCACCTCGCAGCCGGCCGCCTTGAGCGCGCCCATCTGCGGCCCGACGTTCGGGTTGCTGGTCACGTAGCTCTCCTTGGCCGCGACCGGGCCGAGGATCTTCTGCACGCCCTCCAGGCTGTCCCGCCCGAAGTCGTCGTCCTGCCCGAGGAAGCAGGTCTTCTTTCCGGCCAGGTTCTCCTTGATGTAGGTGCCCAGGATCTTCCCCTCGACCGTGTAGTCCGGGTTGAAGCCGAACGTGCCCGGGTACTTGTCGGCCTGGTTCCAGCTCCGGCTGCCGCTGGCCACGAAGAGGTCGGGCACCCGGTTGGTCTTGAGGAAGTCGAGCACGCCGGTGTGCGTGGGCGTGCCGAGGCCGTTGAGGATCGCGAAGACCTTGTCCTGCAACACCAGCTCACGCACCACGGTCTGGGTGTTCGCCGGGTTGTAGCCGTCATCCTTGATCTTGTAGGTGATCTTGCGGCCGTGCACGCCACCGTTCGCGTTGACGTAGTCGAAGTACGCCTTCGTCGCCGGCGCGATCTTCGAGTAGCCGCCCGCGGCCGGGCCGGTCAGTGGCATGTGCGTGCCGACCACGATCTCCGTGTCGGTCACCCCGGGCACGTTCGTGCTGCCGCTGGGAGTGCTGCCGCCGCCGTCGTTCGTGCAGCCGGCCGTGGCCGCGGCCAGCAGCACGACGGACAGAGCCGCCGTCGTTATCCGTTTCATCGGTTCCTCCTGATCAGGCGTGAAATTCGGGATGGGATCGAAGCGAGGCCGCCCGGGGCGGCGAGCATGACGACGACGAGCACGACACCGAAGACGATCAGCGCGAGGTTGCCCTCCAACCGCTGCGAACCGGCCTGCTCGCCGAGGGACTGGGACAACGTGGGCAGCACGACCAGGAGCAGCGCGCCCCACAATGCGCCGAACAGGCTCCCCAGCCCGCCGATCACGATCGCCATGACCAGGAACAGGGAGAGCGTCAACGGGAACGCGCCAGGCGACACGCTCTGCGCGAGGTAGGCGAAGAGAGCGCCGGACACCCCGGCGCAGGCGGCGCTCACCACGAAAGCCAGCACCTGGGTACGTGCGATGTTGATCCCGGCCAGCTTGGCGGCGGTCTCGTCGTCCCGGACCGCACGCAGGTCACGCCCGAACCGGCCGCGCACCAGCAGCGCCAGCAGCAGCACCACGACCAGCGCCGCGCTCCAGCACAGCCAGGCCTGCCACTGCTCCATCGGATACTGCTCGGGTGGCGGGTTCAGGTACACCGACAGGCCCTGATCGCTGTTGAACGTCTCGTCGAACGTGCTGGTCACCGACGGGACCACGATCGCCACGGCGAGCGTCAGCCCGGCCAGATAGGGACCGCGCAACCGGGCCGCGGCCAGGCCGATGATCGCGCCCAACAGGGTCGTGACCAGCACCGCGGCCGCGAAGCTGACCGGTAGGTTCTCCCATTTGTTCTGAGTCAGTGCCAGCGTGTAGGCGCCGGTGGCCATCAGTGCGCCGTGGCCCAGAGACAACTGACCGTTGAGTCCGGTCAGGACGGTCAGCCCGGCGGTCACACAGAAGTAGGCGCCCACCGTGGCCAGCTGATAGTTCCGGAACGGCGGCAGCACGTAGGTCAGCACGACCACCAGGACCGCGGCGGCCGCGATCACGATCACCGGATGCACGCGCCGGCGACGCTTCGCTTCGGGTAGTGCTTTC of the Actinoplanes sichuanensis genome contains:
- a CDS encoding ABC transporter substrate-binding protein, which translates into the protein MKRITTAALSVVLLAAATAGCTNDGGGSTPSGSTNVPGVTDTEIVVGTHMPLTGPAAGGYSKIAPATKAYFDYVNANGGVHGRKITYKIKDDGYNPANTQTVVRELVLQDKVFAILNGLGTPTHTGVLDFLKTNRVPDLFVASGSRSWNQADKYPGTFGFNPDYTVEGKILGTYIKENLAGKKTCFLGQDDDFGRDSLEGVQKILGPVAAKESYVTSNPNVGPQMGALKAAGCEVVVLATVPGFTALSIGTAAKIAFKPQFVVSNVGADPTTVGKTLGAAAPLMEGLVAANYLPLNTDEANPWIQLFKKVNAEHNGNAEFDNNIVYGMSVGYLFVQALQSAGKDLTREKITEAVQKNGFQGPGLVPLRFSAQDHSGYAGEQLTKVENGKAVYFGTPYTTDDGDGPVTAYQGQAVTPPQSGVPTA
- a CDS encoding branched-chain amino acid ABC transporter permease: MTAIEARPETGAKALPEAKRRRRVHPVIVIAAAAVLVVVLTYVLPPFRNYQLATVGAYFCVTAGLTVLTGLNGQLSLGHGALMATGAYTLALTQNKWENLPVSFAAAVLVTTLLGAIIGLAAARLRGPYLAGLTLAVAIVVPSVTSTFDETFNSDQGLSVYLNPPPEQYPMEQWQAWLCWSAALVVVLLLALLVRGRFGRDLRAVRDDETAAKLAGINIARTQVLAFVVSAACAGVSGALFAYLAQSVSPGAFPLTLSLFLVMAIVIGGLGSLFGALWGALLLVVLPTLSQSLGEQAGSQRLEGNLALIVFGVVLVVVMLAAPGGLASIPSRISRLIRRNR